A portion of the Ralstonia nicotianae genome contains these proteins:
- a CDS encoding maltotransferase domain-containing protein, translating into MTDPKTFAAPASRTPPAPPPRAAEDTQQPAAAQTPTQAPPAAAPHARPEAQWSAAAFTPAICYLHPLQQGPLDQWGGLLDRIAALGFDHVLIAPPFAVGAGGNVFVTRDHARLHAALGGGPAHAALGRLADACRQRGLALLMDLVIDRVATDAPLRADHPGWFHCRAEHGDALDPRLPPSHLEVASFRHDDAHCAEAIGAWWMQQLRAWTALGIGGFRCEAPARLPAARWHPLIAATREGAGARPVRFLAWTPGLDGRAVEALADAGFDATFSSLRWWDFRAGWMVEEHARLAAVAPPIATVEAPFGTRYGQAFGDAMTRERAYRRMLDVADVLGAGWLMPFGFERGALLPMQPDRGDPTDAQWIDAHAAFDLSDAVRDVNATLRAAQAAGTVAARADLRMLTGPDARMSALLRADGPDLRADDAATLLVINPDLHTGVAAQADRFLPGVAGGFTRGVALDLLTEPAGSRDEALRAKARALAEIDLPPGGVQAWRVFRSRPVRWRPIVAPGGQRAIPGDADSGRAGTAVAAPRIAIEHVAPAVDDGRFAVKRLVGDDIVVEADVLMDGHDQLAVELQWRADDDDAWQRVPMVPLGNDRWRGAFRPERLGRHAYAVAAWRDAFGTFRAELETKHAAGVEVAVELEEGAQLVAHAADHAPKDAPVDALHQLADLLRATAPDPAHRLKLLLDPATAHVMAQASHFRPFHVRSAPYPLDVERSGAAFASWYELFPRSASGDAQRHGTFRDVARRLGVIRAMGFDVLYFPPIHPIGRTHRKGRNNSLRAEPDDPGSPYAIGAAEGGHDAIHPQLGTLDDFRRLRDAARGQGLELALDFAIQCSPDHPWLRAHPGWFAWRPDGSVRYAENPPKKYEDIVNVDFYAASAKPALWLALRDVVMFWADEGVRLFRVDNPHTKPLPFWEWMIGEVRARYPDAIFLSEAFTRPKVMYRLAKVGFSQSYTYFTWRHGKQEFIDYLTELTRTPVREYFRPHFFVNTPDINPVFLQTSGRPGFLIRAALAATLSGLWGVYNGFELCEGQALPGKEEYLDAEKYQLRAWDHDRPGNIVAEIALLNRIRRTNPALHSHLGVQFQPASGEGILYFSKSTPAPLPTHPAEPADAAPERFGDNTLLVAISLDPHHPQEADIELPLWQWGLPDHGALMAENLVDGARFVWRGKRQHVRLAPEQPFAIWRVRPALPSEEQPS; encoded by the coding sequence ATGACCGATCCGAAGACGTTCGCGGCACCCGCCTCCCGCACCCCGCCCGCCCCGCCGCCCCGCGCGGCGGAAGACACGCAGCAGCCGGCCGCCGCGCAAACGCCCACGCAAGCACCTCCCGCGGCAGCCCCGCACGCCCGGCCCGAGGCGCAGTGGAGCGCGGCGGCATTCACGCCGGCGATCTGCTATCTCCATCCCTTGCAGCAGGGTCCGCTCGACCAGTGGGGCGGTCTGCTGGACCGCATCGCCGCGCTCGGCTTCGACCACGTGCTGATCGCGCCGCCGTTTGCGGTGGGCGCGGGCGGCAACGTGTTCGTCACGCGCGACCACGCGCGGCTGCATGCCGCGCTCGGCGGCGGACCCGCACATGCGGCGCTGGGCCGGCTGGCCGACGCTTGCCGGCAGCGCGGCCTGGCCCTGCTGATGGACCTGGTGATCGACCGCGTGGCGACCGACGCCCCGCTGCGCGCCGACCACCCCGGCTGGTTCCACTGCCGCGCCGAGCACGGCGACGCGCTGGACCCGCGCCTGCCGCCGTCGCACCTGGAGGTGGCCTCGTTCCGCCACGACGATGCGCATTGCGCCGAGGCCATCGGCGCGTGGTGGATGCAGCAACTGCGCGCGTGGACGGCGCTCGGCATCGGCGGCTTCCGCTGCGAGGCGCCGGCCCGCCTGCCGGCGGCGCGCTGGCACCCGCTGATCGCGGCCACGCGCGAGGGCGCCGGCGCGCGGCCGGTGCGCTTCCTGGCCTGGACGCCGGGCCTGGACGGCCGGGCCGTCGAGGCCCTGGCCGACGCCGGCTTCGATGCCACCTTCTCGTCGCTGCGCTGGTGGGATTTCCGCGCCGGCTGGATGGTGGAGGAACACGCGCGGCTGGCCGCCGTCGCGCCGCCCATCGCCACGGTGGAGGCGCCGTTCGGCACGCGCTACGGCCAGGCCTTCGGCGATGCCATGACGCGCGAGCGGGCCTACCGTCGCATGCTCGACGTGGCGGACGTGCTGGGTGCCGGCTGGCTGATGCCGTTCGGCTTCGAGCGCGGCGCGCTGCTGCCGATGCAGCCCGATCGCGGCGACCCGACCGACGCGCAGTGGATCGACGCGCATGCGGCCTTCGACCTGTCCGACGCGGTGCGCGACGTGAACGCGACGCTGCGTGCCGCGCAGGCCGCCGGCACGGTGGCCGCGCGCGCGGACCTGCGCATGCTGACCGGCCCCGACGCACGCATGAGCGCCCTGCTGCGCGCCGACGGCCCCGACCTGCGGGCGGACGATGCGGCGACGCTGCTGGTCATCAACCCCGACCTGCACACCGGCGTCGCGGCGCAGGCGGACCGCTTCCTGCCCGGCGTGGCGGGCGGCTTCACGCGCGGCGTGGCGCTCGACCTGCTGACCGAGCCGGCCGGCAGCCGCGACGAGGCCCTGCGCGCCAAGGCGCGCGCGCTGGCGGAGATCGACCTGCCGCCGGGCGGCGTGCAGGCCTGGCGCGTGTTCCGCAGCCGTCCGGTCCGGTGGCGCCCCATCGTGGCGCCCGGCGGGCAGCGGGCAATCCCGGGCGATGCAGACAGCGGGCGCGCCGGCACCGCCGTGGCCGCGCCGCGCATCGCCATCGAACACGTGGCCCCTGCCGTGGACGACGGCCGCTTTGCCGTGAAGCGGCTGGTGGGCGACGACATCGTCGTCGAAGCCGACGTGCTGATGGACGGGCACGACCAGCTGGCTGTAGAACTGCAGTGGCGCGCGGACGATGACGACGCCTGGCAGCGCGTGCCGATGGTGCCGCTGGGCAACGACCGCTGGCGCGGCGCCTTCCGGCCCGAACGGCTGGGGCGGCATGCCTATGCCGTGGCCGCCTGGCGCGATGCCTTCGGCACCTTCCGCGCCGAGCTGGAGACGAAGCACGCAGCCGGCGTGGAGGTGGCCGTCGAGCTGGAAGAAGGCGCGCAGCTGGTGGCGCATGCGGCCGACCACGCGCCCAAGGACGCCCCGGTGGACGCACTGCACCAGTTGGCGGACCTGCTCCGGGCCACCGCCCCGGACCCCGCGCACCGGCTCAAGCTGCTGCTGGACCCGGCCACCGCGCACGTGATGGCGCAGGCCTCGCACTTCCGGCCGTTCCATGTGCGCAGCGCACCGTATCCGCTCGACGTGGAGCGCAGCGGCGCCGCGTTCGCCAGCTGGTACGAGCTGTTCCCGCGCTCGGCCAGCGGCGACGCGCAGCGGCACGGCACCTTCCGCGACGTGGCGCGCCGGCTGGGGGTGATCCGCGCGATGGGCTTCGACGTGCTGTACTTCCCGCCCATCCACCCCATCGGGCGCACCCACCGCAAGGGGCGCAACAATAGCCTGCGCGCCGAGCCCGACGACCCGGGCAGCCCCTACGCGATCGGCGCGGCGGAAGGCGGGCACGATGCCATCCACCCGCAGCTCGGCACGCTGGACGATTTCCGCCGGCTGCGCGATGCCGCCCGCGGGCAGGGGCTGGAGCTGGCGCTCGACTTCGCCATCCAGTGCTCGCCCGACCACCCCTGGCTGCGCGCGCACCCGGGCTGGTTCGCCTGGCGCCCCGACGGCAGCGTCCGGTACGCCGAGAACCCGCCCAAGAAATACGAAGACATCGTCAACGTCGATTTCTACGCCGCGAGCGCCAAGCCCGCGCTGTGGCTCGCGCTGCGCGACGTGGTGATGTTCTGGGCCGACGAGGGCGTGCGGCTGTTCCGCGTCGACAATCCGCACACCAAGCCGCTGCCGTTCTGGGAATGGATGATCGGCGAGGTGCGCGCGCGCTACCCCGATGCGATCTTCCTGTCGGAGGCGTTCACGCGGCCCAAGGTGATGTACCGGCTGGCCAAGGTGGGCTTCTCGCAGTCTTACACCTACTTCACGTGGCGCCACGGCAAGCAGGAATTCATCGACTACCTGACCGAGCTGACCCGCACGCCGGTGCGCGAGTATTTCCGGCCGCACTTCTTCGTCAACACGCCCGACATCAATCCGGTGTTCCTGCAGACCTCGGGGCGGCCGGGCTTCCTGATCCGCGCGGCGCTGGCGGCCACGCTCTCCGGGCTGTGGGGCGTCTATAACGGATTCGAGCTGTGCGAGGGGCAGGCGCTGCCCGGCAAGGAGGAATACCTGGACGCCGAAAAGTACCAGCTGCGCGCGTGGGACCACGACCGGCCGGGCAACATCGTCGCCGAGATCGCGCTGCTCAACCGCATCCGCCGCACCAATCCGGCGCTGCATTCGCACCTGGGCGTGCAGTTCCAGCCGGCCTCGGGCGAGGGCATCCTGTACTTCAGCAAATCGACGCCGGCGCCGCTGCCGACCCACCCGGCCGAACCCGCCGATGCCGCGCCGGAGCGCTTCGGCGACAACACGCTGCTGGTCGCCATCAGCCTCGACCCGCATCACCCGCAGGAGGCCGACATCGAGCTGCCGCTGTGGCAGTGGGGCCTGCCCGACCACGGCGCGCTGATGGCGGAGAACCTCGTCGACGGCGCGCGCTTCGTGTGGCGCGGCAAGCGGCAGCACGTGCGGCTGGCGCCCGAGCAACCGTTCGCGATCTGGCGCGTACGACCCGCGCTGCCTTCGGAGGAGCAACCGTCATGA
- a CDS encoding hemin-degrading factor yields the protein MNPPAPSLPTGTPDERIARAARLRERHRALLAERSLRQRDAAAELGVSEGELVAARVGADVTRLRAGEDGHFIGLFEQLGALGRVMALTRNAAAVHEKDGTFTSLSHTGLVGLALGAEIDLRMFYAHWAHAYAVTDTSPRGTLHSLQFYDACGEAVHKVYLREHSDHAACDRLVAQWRADDQAPGDAMQARPAPDAPRPDSAIDVPALLSAWEAMTDTHQFFGLLKAHEVARTQALRLAEGRFTLAVAPTALSAVLEEAAATGLPIMVFVGNRGMVQIHTGPVTTVRRLDGWVNVLDPGFSLHVRGDLIDRAWVVCKPTSDGVVTALELFDAQGETIAMLFGARKPGEPERPAWRDLMRRLLDERPACLPLGCAMAGSA from the coding sequence ATGAACCCGCCCGCCCCTTCCCTGCCCACCGGCACGCCGGACGAACGCATCGCCCGCGCGGCCCGACTGCGCGAGCGCCACCGCGCCCTGCTCGCCGAACGCAGCCTGCGCCAGCGCGATGCCGCCGCCGAGCTGGGCGTGTCCGAAGGCGAACTGGTCGCCGCGCGTGTCGGCGCCGATGTCACGCGGCTGCGTGCCGGCGAGGACGGCCACTTCATCGGCCTGTTCGAGCAGCTCGGCGCGCTGGGCCGCGTGATGGCGCTCACGCGCAATGCCGCCGCCGTGCATGAGAAGGACGGCACCTTCACCAGCCTGAGCCACACAGGCCTGGTCGGGCTGGCGCTCGGCGCGGAGATCGACCTGCGCATGTTCTACGCGCACTGGGCACATGCCTATGCCGTGACCGACACCTCGCCGCGCGGCACGCTGCACAGCCTGCAGTTCTACGATGCCTGTGGCGAGGCGGTGCACAAGGTCTACCTGCGCGAGCACAGCGACCACGCCGCCTGCGACCGCCTGGTGGCGCAATGGCGCGCCGATGACCAAGCGCCCGGCGACGCCATGCAGGCGCGCCCCGCCCCGGACGCGCCGCGCCCGGACAGTGCCATCGACGTGCCCGCGCTGCTGTCCGCATGGGAAGCGATGACCGACACGCACCAGTTCTTCGGCCTGCTCAAGGCGCACGAGGTGGCGCGCACGCAGGCGCTGCGGCTGGCCGAAGGGCGCTTCACCCTGGCCGTGGCGCCGACTGCGCTGAGCGCGGTGCTGGAGGAAGCGGCCGCCACCGGCCTGCCGATCATGGTGTTCGTCGGCAACCGGGGCATGGTGCAGATCCACACCGGACCGGTCACGACCGTGCGGCGGCTCGACGGCTGGGTCAACGTGCTCGATCCCGGCTTCAGCCTGCATGTGCGCGGCGACCTGATCGACCGCGCCTGGGTGGTCTGCAAGCCGACCTCGGACGGCGTGGTGACCGCGCTCGAACTGTTCGATGCGCAAGGAGAGACCATCGCCATGCTGTTCGGCGCACGCAAGCCGGGTGAGCCGGAGCGGCCCGCCTGGCGCGACCTGATGCGCCGCTTGCTGGACGAGCGGCCGGCATGCCTGCCGCTGGGTTGCGCGATGGCGGGTTCGGCATGA
- the glgA gene encoding glycogen synthase GlgA — protein sequence MSLNVLFVASEAVPLAKTGGLGDMVGACAGALQRAGLHVTVMLPGYPAAQAQLRDARVACALPDLPGGPARVLLGAMPDTGVPVLLLDAPALFDRPGNPYLDACGEPYADNALRFAAFSHAAAHVAGGVPDLPAFDIVQAHDWHAALVPLLVKRAGRPVKTVLTVHNLAFQGNFPPRIAQDLGLPPEAVRGAGFFGQFSFLKAGLMWADRITTVSRTYAREILTDAFGYGMQDVLRARRHDLVAILNGIDNAVWNPSKDAYLSRPFFAGNLSGKHAAKLQLQTLLRLPEDAHAPLLALGSRLTHQKMADVALQALPQMLEAHPDLQVAVLGCGERRYESAMAALAERYPRRMAAVIGYTERNAHMLHAGADLLLHGSRFEPCGLTPLYAMRYGTVPVASRVGGLVDTIADRGSPEAALRGATGFLFDGETPEAMAGAVARALRVFVQPRAWRVLQYNGMTTDFGWSQPAREYLALYASLAPRATPMPHLQHWPMRTLARPASPPDTAPVGKPARRRRTTALSTTARAHPVARAAGREKIRA from the coding sequence TTGTCGCTGAACGTCCTCTTTGTCGCATCGGAAGCGGTGCCGCTGGCCAAGACCGGTGGCTTGGGAGACATGGTCGGGGCATGCGCCGGCGCGCTGCAGCGCGCCGGATTGCACGTGACCGTGATGCTGCCGGGGTACCCCGCCGCGCAGGCGCAGCTGCGCGATGCCCGGGTGGCCTGCGCGCTGCCCGATCTGCCGGGCGGCCCCGCGCGCGTGCTGCTGGGCGCGATGCCCGATACCGGCGTGCCGGTGCTTCTGCTCGACGCCCCGGCGCTGTTCGATCGCCCGGGCAACCCGTACCTCGATGCCTGCGGCGAGCCCTACGCCGACAACGCGCTGCGCTTCGCCGCGTTCAGCCATGCGGCCGCGCACGTGGCCGGCGGCGTGCCCGACCTGCCCGCATTCGACATCGTGCAGGCGCATGACTGGCATGCCGCGCTGGTGCCGCTGCTGGTCAAGCGCGCGGGACGGCCGGTCAAGACGGTCCTGACCGTGCACAACCTGGCGTTCCAGGGCAACTTCCCGCCGCGCATCGCGCAGGACCTCGGTCTTCCCCCGGAGGCGGTGCGCGGGGCCGGATTCTTTGGGCAGTTCAGTTTCCTGAAAGCGGGGCTGATGTGGGCCGACCGCATCACCACCGTAAGCCGGACCTATGCGCGCGAGATCCTGACCGACGCCTTCGGCTACGGCATGCAGGACGTGCTGCGGGCGCGCCGGCATGACCTCGTCGCCATTCTCAACGGCATCGACAACGCGGTGTGGAATCCCTCGAAGGATGCTTACCTGTCGCGGCCGTTTTTCGCGGGCAACCTGAGCGGCAAGCACGCCGCCAAGCTGCAGCTGCAGACGCTGCTGCGCCTGCCGGAAGACGCGCATGCGCCACTGCTGGCGCTGGGCAGCCGCCTGACGCACCAGAAGATGGCGGACGTGGCGCTGCAGGCGCTGCCGCAGATGCTGGAAGCCCATCCCGACCTGCAGGTGGCGGTGCTGGGCTGCGGCGAGCGCCGCTATGAAAGCGCCATGGCCGCCCTGGCCGAGCGATATCCGCGCCGGATGGCGGCCGTGATCGGCTATACCGAGCGCAACGCGCACATGCTGCACGCCGGCGCCGACCTGCTGCTGCACGGCAGCCGTTTCGAGCCGTGCGGCCTGACACCGCTGTATGCCATGCGCTACGGCACGGTGCCGGTGGCCTCGCGGGTGGGCGGGCTGGTCGACACCATCGCCGATCGCGGCTCGCCCGAGGCGGCGCTGCGCGGCGCCACCGGCTTCCTGTTCGACGGCGAGACGCCCGAGGCCATGGCGGGCGCGGTGGCGCGCGCGCTGCGCGTGTTCGTCCAGCCGCGCGCATGGCGCGTCCTGCAATACAACGGCATGACGACGGACTTCGGCTGGTCGCAGCCGGCGCGCGAGTACCTGGCGCTGTATGCCTCGCTGGCACCGCGCGCCACGCCGATGCCGCATCTGCAGCACTGGCCGATGCGCACGCTTGCGCGGCCCGCGAGCCCCCCGGACACGGCGCCGGTGGGCAAACCCGCGCGCCGGCGCCGGACGACGGCGTTGTCCACCACGGCCCGCGCGCACCCGGTGGCGCGCGCCGCCGGCCGGGAAAAGATCCGCGCATGA